The Bdellovibrionota bacterium genomic sequence ATACAATGCGGCTCCAAAGAGCATGAGCAAACAGGAAACAATCACATTTCTTGGCGTACGTGATTTCATATTGTCCTCACTGTTCAGTATTCGGAGTAAAGAGTACCATGCAATAACATGCTAGAATAATTAAATTATTTTAATATTAGCCCGCAAACTAGTTTCTTTAATAAAAGTTTTATGTATTAAAAATACATAAATTAATAATTATACAAACCAATGCCTTGATTCTAGTTTATAAATAAATTAGAATATGTATTATGAATACAAGTAAAGAAAGTAAATTAAACCGCCTTGTCACTTCAGTAGCTTCAGGCACCTGCAACGCCACTGCTTATTTCGCTGAACAAGGCTACTCATATCGTCTGCTGCATAACTACGAAGAGAGTGGTTGGCTCGAATTTTTGGAAAGGGGAGCGTTTATCAGAAAGGGGGACCAAGTCGATTGGTTCGGGGGTCTCTATGCAATCCAAAAACAACTC encodes the following:
- a CDS encoding AbiEi antitoxin N-terminal domain-containing protein; translated protein: MNTSKESKLNRLVTSVASGTCNATAYFAEQGYSYRLLHNYEESGWLEFLERGAFIRKGDQVDWFGGLYAIQKQLKKKIHVGGKTALLLQGYGQSVPLGKEQVHLFGPSNETLPKWFTVHKWGADI